The genomic window CCGGCGAAATCGCTGGAGCCCTACAAGCGGGCGCGCATGCGCAGCCACGAGGGCGGCTATTTCATCCGCATGCGGGTGGCGGACCGGATCGGGGTGATCGCGGCGATCGCCCGGCGGATGGCCGACAACCAGATTTCGCTCGAATCGATCGTTCAGCATTCGGTCAATGGCGAGCGTGACGCGCCGACCAAGACCATCATCATGGTGACCCACGCGACCACCGAGCTTTCGATCCGCAATGCCGTGACGGCGATGGAGAGCGATGGCTATATCGTCGGCAAGCCGCAGGTCATCCGTATCGAAAAGCCCTGAAGATCACAGGGACGGCCGGCGATCCGGAAACCTCCCCGCGCCGGTGTCGTCGATGCACCGATGGCATGACGGTGGACTTGGCGCTATGAAGGGGCAAGACGTCCCAGCGGAGCCTAGGCCTGATGACTGACAATGCCGCCCAACGCAAGACGACCCCGCGCGCCTTTCTCGGCGTCGAGCAATCGGCGCGCGGTCTGCGCTGGGTGCCGCGTCTGGGGGCGGCCGGCGAAAACCGGGCGCTTGCCATGGCGCAGAACCACGGCCTCTCGGAACTGATCGCGCGGGTGCTTGTCGGACGCGACGTGCCGGTCGATGACGCGCCTGCGTTTCTGGACCCGACCTTGCGTTCGTTGATGCCGGATCCGTTCAGCCTGACCGATTGCGAGGCCGCGGTGGCGCGCCTGATCGAGGCCGTCAACCGTGGCGAGAAGGTTGCGGTCTTCGGCGATTACGATGTCGACGGGGCCTGTTCGTCCGCGCTCATGTACCGCTTTCTCACCATGCTCGGCCTCGAGGTCGAGATCTATATTCCCGACCGCATCTTCGAAGGCTACGGGCCGAACCCGCAGGCGATCGAAAGCCTGATTGCGGACGGCGCGAAGCTGATCGTCACCGTCGATTGCGGCTCGACCAGCCACGAATCGCTTGCCGTCGCCAAGGCGCGCGGGATCGATGTCGTGGTGATCGACCATCACCAGGTCGGCGTCGACCTGCCGGAGTGCACGGCGTTGGTGAATCCCAACCGCGAGGATGATCTTTCGGGGCAGGGACACCTCTGTGCCGCCGGCGTGGTGTTTCTGGTGCTGGTGGCGGCTCACAGGGCGCTGCGGCAGGCCGGAGACATGCGCGCGGGCCGGATCGATCTCCTGTCCTGGCTCGATCTCGTGGCGCTGGCGACGGTCTGCGACGTGGTGCCGCTCAAGGGGCTGAACCGCGCCTATGTGGTCAAGGGGCTGATCGTCGCGCGCGCGCTCTCCAATCCCGGACTTGCGGCGCTGTTCAAGCGCGCCGGTCTTGCCGGGCCGGTGACGCCCTATCACCTCGGTTTCCTGATCGGCCCGCGCATCAATGCCGGCGGGCGGATTGGCGATGCGGCGCTCGGAAGCAGGCTTCTGACCGTCGATGACGCGGAACAGGCCGAGGCGATCGCCGAACGCCTCGACCAGCTCAACCGCGAGCGGCAGGCGATCGAAGCGGCAATGCTGCAGGAGGCCGAGGCCGACGCGATCGCCGAATTCGGAGACGGCAGCGGCGCGGGCGTGATCGTGACGGCGCGGCAGGGCTGGCATCCGGGCATTGTCGGCCTGCTGGCCTCGCGGCTCAAGGACAGGTTCGGCCGGCCCGCCTTCGCGATCGCCTTCGATGCGAACGGCCGGGGCACCGGCTCGGGACGATCGATCGCCGGCTTCGATCTCGGGCGCATGGTGCGTCTTGCGGTCGGCGAGGGGCTGCTGGTCAAGGGCGGGGGGCATGCCATGGCGGCGGGCCTGACGGTGACGCGGGATAAGCTGTCGCCGCTCAGGGCCTTTTTCGAGGATCACGCCCGCGACGCGGTCGAGGCGCTGGCCGCCGATGCGGTGCTGAAGATCGACGGCGCGCTCAGCGCCTCGGGCGCCACGCTCGACCTTATCGACCGGCTGGAGGCGGCGGGCCCCTATGGCTCCGGCCATCCGCAGCCGGTGTTCGCGCTGCCGCAGCACCGGGTGCGCGATGCCCGCGTGATCGGCGCCGGCGGTCATGTGAAGGTGCGGCTGGAGAGCGCGGAGGGAACGACGCTGGACTGTATCGCCTTCCGTGCCGCAGACAAGCCGCTGGGTGAGGTTCTGCTCGGCGCGCGCGGTCGCAGCCTGCATGTTGCCGGAACGCTTGCCGGCGACCATTGGCAGGGCCAGCGCCGGGTTCAGCTCCGAATCATCGATGCGGCCAATCCGTCGTGATGTGAAGGGGTACACGCGCCAATGCAGGCTTTCGGCAGAAAATTCCCGAAGGATTTGAAATGGCACGCCCTAGGGGAGTCGAACCCCTCTTTCCAGAATGAAAATCTGGCGTCCTAACCGATAGACGAAGGGCGCACATTTCAAAAACGGCGGTCACCGCAAAACCGGAACCGCCGCCGCGCAAACACAGTTTCCGAAAGCCAAGCCTTCGGATGCATCCTGCAAGGTTTACACCTTGAGCGGATGGCACGCCCTAGGGGAGTCGAACCCCTCTTTCCAGAATGAAAATCTGGCGTCCTAACCGATAGACGAAGGGCGCATGTGGTCGCTGGGCGCCCTTATAATAAGGCAGATGAATTGCCGCAAGCGCAAATCAGCGAATTCTTCAAAAAAAAGACACGTGAGAGGCGCCGGGGTGGGCGCCTCAATAAGTATTTGTTTTTTCCGCCTAAAATCCGGACGAGCCCGGTACGGAGCGATGCGGACCTACCAGCTTCCGGTGTTCTGCATCGAAGCCCATGGCTCCTGAGGGGCAAGCGCTTCGCCCTGTTGCAGGATTTCGACCGAAATGCCGTCCGGCGAACGCACGAAAGCCATGTTGCCGTCGCGCGGCGGACGGTTGATCGTGACGCCGGCATCGGCCATCTTCTGGCAGAAATCGTAGATATTCTCGACGCGATAGGCGAGGTGTCCGAAATTGCGGCCGCCGGAATATTCCTCCGGGTCCCAGTTGTAGGTCAGCTCGAGTTTCGGCACATGCTCGCCGTCGCCCTTTTCAAGATCGGTCGGCGCGGCGAGGAAAATCAGGGTGAACCGGCCCTTCTCGTTTTCGATCCGGCGGACTTCCTTCAGCCCCATCAACTCGCAATAGAAGCGCAGAGAAGCGTCGATATCCGTTATGCGGACCATGGTGTGGAGATAATGCATTTGTCACTTTCCTGTGGGCTAGTCTGAAAATTACTGCGGAGATTTGCCGCAACTCCCGATTTCATGCGTTTAGGTATTGCAGGAATCGGATGGATGAATGTTACTCTTATGCGAAGAATCAGTTAATTCGCGGCCTGGATTTTTCAAGGAGCGGGGCGATATGGCCGAGAGGTCTCAAGCGGAAAGATACTCTGCCGCAGAGGATGCGGGCCTTGAAGCCGGAGAGCTGATCGAGGTTACCGGTTTCGTGAAGTGGTTCGATGTCGGCAAGGGTTTTGGTTTCGTGGTGCCCGATAACGGCATGGACGATATCCTGCTCCACGTCACATGTCTGCGCAAGGACGGCTACCAGACCATACTGGAAGGAACCCGCGTGGTCGCTTTGGCGCAGAAGCGGGAGCGCGGCTATCAGGCGTTCCGAATCCTGTCCATGGACCAGTCGACCGCCGTTCATCCCTCGCAGATGCCGCCGGTGAAGACCCATGTCCATGTCGAGGCGACGAGCGGGCTGGAGCGGGTGATCGTCAAATGGTTCAACCGCGAAAAGGGCTTCGGCTTCCTGACGCGCGGCGAGGGCACAGAGGATATCTTCATCCACATGGAAACCCTGCGCCGCTACGGCCTGATGGAACTGATCCAGGGGCAGGCCGTGCTGGTGCGTTTCGGCGACGGGCCGAAGGGGCTGATGGCGGCTGAGGTCCATCCGGACATACCCAACCCGCAACACCGCACCAATTGAGGCTCTTCGATCGCGATCGGGCCGTCTGCCGGCTTCTCCCTTCACGACTTCTGCCTGCGGACGCAACCGCGTTGAGTTTTGCGCCGCCGCCGCATAAGGTCGGTCATGGCGGCGTAACCGCCGAAGATCGAGGCGAGGACCCCATGACACGTTCTTTCGGCAACTGGAAAATGCTGGCGGCTGCGTTCCTGCTGCTGTTCAGCGGGCTCGCGCTCGCCCAGACCGAGGTTGCCTTCGATACATCGGAACTGACGCTGCACACCGCGACCGGCGACCATGAGATCGTCGTCGAGCTTGCCGAAACCGAGCAACAGCGCCAGCGCGGTCTGATGTACCGCACCGGGCTTGCCCCCGACCACGGCATGATCTTCGATCTCGGCCAGCCGCGTGCCGCCTCGATGTGGATGGCCAACACGCTGATCCCGCTCGATATGGTCTTCATCCGCGCCGATGGCTCGGTGGCCGGTTTCCACGAAGAGGCCGAGCCCGGCTCCAAGCGCGTGATCGCCTCGCGCGAGCCGGTGAAATATGTGCTCGAACTCGCCGGCGGGCAGGCTCAGGCCTATGGGCTGAAGCCCGGCGACACGGTCACCGGCCCGGCGCTGAAGCAATAACGCCCGATCACCTCTTTAACTGTTGCGGTCGGCCCGCGAACCGTGTATCCGGGCCGCAACGGCGGAGTGTAGCGCAGCCTGGTAGCGCATCTGGTTTGGGACCAGAGGGTCGGGAGTTCGAATCTCTCCACTCCGACCACTTTCCCATTGAAATCATTATTGTTTTTCTGGTCCTGATACCAGACGTATCGTGCCTTGTGAGTGCATCGTGGGTGCAGTGAGGCTCTTGTGAGTGTGATTCTGCAGCTTCTGGATTATCATCTCGGTGGCGCGCATCGGGTCTTCGAGATAGTCAGGATCGAATTTTTCGTACCAATCGGTCGTTCTTGACCCTTCCGATACGACGTGGCCCAGCCATTTTGAACGTTGCTCGCGCGAGACGGCGATACCGGCGCGGCGCATATTTGTCGCTATGAAATGCCGGAGGGTGTAGCAGGTCATTTCCGGCATGTTGAGCGGGGCAAGGGAGCGGCCGTTCTGGTCTTTCGGCGCCGGGTCCTTGCCCATGGCGTTCAGCCGCTTCTCGACCGTATCCTGATACTGGCGGATGGGCCGGTCGTCTCTCCAGTGATCCAGCCATGCCGCAAGGCCGGTGGTCAGCCGGATGACAGGGCGGCGTTTCTTCGTCTGGCGGCGGCCGGGCGGGTTGAGGTCGATCGTGCCGCTGTTGAAGTCCACCTGGCCGTCGATGCGAAGATCGAAGATCGCTTCGTTTCTTGCGGCCGTGTTGAGGGCAATCACCACATACCGAAAATCATCCTCATTCGAGATCCGGTCGATCCATCGGCCGAGCTCTTCAAACGTCGGGATATAGTCGCGCGGTCGCGACATCTCGCCTCCGACGTGATCGGCGGTTTCGGATTGATTGCAGAAGATCGGGATCGCTGATGTCAGCAGCTGCACTTCCTGCTTTTCATCGCCGACTGCTACGATCTGCGGGATGGCGGCGAAATTGACGGCGGCGCGCACCGAAATCATGTAGGTGGTGATCGACTTCGGGCTCAGTCCGTGCTCGGTACTCATCCACGTCCACATGCGCTGCTGATTTAGTCGTGTCAGATGGCCGATCATCGGGTGCGGGCTGAAGGTTTCGGCGGCATCGAGTGCCAGTTCCGCCGCACGTCTGGCGGCGCTGGCCGCGCGTGGCCCCTTTGGCTCGGCCTTGTGCTCCAAATAGTGCGCCATGACATCGGCAAGGCTGGCAGCCTCCGGTCCGCCGCGCGATGCGCCGACGCTGCCGAGAATGTCGATCAGCTCTTCCTTCGCT from Martelella sp. NC20 includes these protein-coding regions:
- a CDS encoding VOC family protein; the encoded protein is MHYLHTMVRITDIDASLRFYCELMGLKEVRRIENEKGRFTLIFLAAPTDLEKGDGEHVPKLELTYNWDPEEYSGGRNFGHLAYRVENIYDFCQKMADAGVTINRPPRDGNMAFVRSPDGISVEILQQGEALAPQEPWASMQNTGSW
- the recJ gene encoding single-stranded-DNA-specific exonuclease RecJ, translated to MTDNAAQRKTTPRAFLGVEQSARGLRWVPRLGAAGENRALAMAQNHGLSELIARVLVGRDVPVDDAPAFLDPTLRSLMPDPFSLTDCEAAVARLIEAVNRGEKVAVFGDYDVDGACSSALMYRFLTMLGLEVEIYIPDRIFEGYGPNPQAIESLIADGAKLIVTVDCGSTSHESLAVAKARGIDVVVIDHHQVGVDLPECTALVNPNREDDLSGQGHLCAAGVVFLVLVAAHRALRQAGDMRAGRIDLLSWLDLVALATVCDVVPLKGLNRAYVVKGLIVARALSNPGLAALFKRAGLAGPVTPYHLGFLIGPRINAGGRIGDAALGSRLLTVDDAEQAEAIAERLDQLNRERQAIEAAMLQEAEADAIAEFGDGSGAGVIVTARQGWHPGIVGLLASRLKDRFGRPAFAIAFDANGRGTGSGRSIAGFDLGRMVRLAVGEGLLVKGGGHAMAAGLTVTRDKLSPLRAFFEDHARDAVEALAADAVLKIDGALSASGATLDLIDRLEAAGPYGSGHPQPVFALPQHRVRDARVIGAGGHVKVRLESAEGTTLDCIAFRAADKPLGEVLLGARGRSLHVAGTLAGDHWQGQRRVQLRIIDAANPS
- a CDS encoding cold-shock protein gives rise to the protein MAERSQAERYSAAEDAGLEAGELIEVTGFVKWFDVGKGFGFVVPDNGMDDILLHVTCLRKDGYQTILEGTRVVALAQKRERGYQAFRILSMDQSTAVHPSQMPPVKTHVHVEATSGLERVIVKWFNREKGFGFLTRGEGTEDIFIHMETLRRYGLMELIQGQAVLVRFGDGPKGLMAAEVHPDIPNPQHRTN
- a CDS encoding site-specific integrase → MAAGRKPRLFEYRGLWIGEEPGRTGLYRYWYDQRTRKVKRRALEAQDIEQAKEELIDILGSVGASRGGPEAASLADVMAHYLEHKAEPKGPRAASAARRAAELALDAAETFSPHPMIGHLTRLNQQRMWTWMSTEHGLSPKSITTYMISVRAAVNFAAIPQIVAVGDEKQEVQLLTSAIPIFCNQSETADHVGGEMSRPRDYIPTFEELGRWIDRISNEDDFRYVVIALNTAARNEAIFDLRIDGQVDFNSGTIDLNPPGRRQTKKRRPVIRLTTGLAAWLDHWRDDRPIRQYQDTVEKRLNAMGKDPAPKDQNGRSLAPLNMPEMTCYTLRHFIATNMRRAGIAVSREQRSKWLGHVVSEGSRTTDWYEKFDPDYLEDPMRATEMIIQKLQNHTHKSLTAPTMHSQGTIRLVSGPEKQ
- a CDS encoding DUF192 domain-containing protein, yielding MTRSFGNWKMLAAAFLLLFSGLALAQTEVAFDTSELTLHTATGDHEIVVELAETEQQRQRGLMYRTGLAPDHGMIFDLGQPRAASMWMANTLIPLDMVFIRADGSVAGFHEEAEPGSKRVIASREPVKYVLELAGGQAQAYGLKPGDTVTGPALKQ